From the Oryzias latipes chromosome 22, ASM223467v1 genome, one window contains:
- the syne3 gene encoding nesprin-3: MTQQEQQQFRESLEAALSWIQDVQDRLKANDDTQGPRDALKVRLDETKKIYQSKHEGQMKLADAQMAAQSLLESKDEELHRSTNAKLKELRNMWEETEQSITHCHSRIEWVWLRWSEYLKAYEEFVLWLEKQRCSLDVDVEQQVGAKEKLWQADQQRVLLSDVRGKAAMLERLLEEAATLHSTTQDPSVDSQTQESLQESYNDIKYRSEERLALLQRISDEHYEYQDNVDKFQAFLLSKTKQLTQLMIQDEPKEGKHKAFKALDDSVACKEKTLKCIEVIADGVKANTSPAGAEAVQEEAEELRLGWQRLRQELSEAGEALGYSLDTPILDPHSPDSHSSRSHSQDSHSQDSHSLDSHRLDSHRLDSHSLDSHSLGSHSLGSHSLGSHSLDSHSLDSHSLGSHSQGSHSQGSHSLDTTRQGSHSLGSHSQGSHSPGSHSQGSHSQGSHSQGSHSQGSHSQGSHSQGSHSQGSHSQGSHSQGSHSLDTTRQGSHSQGSHSQGSHSQGSHSQGYHSQGSHSQGSHSQGSHSQGSHSPGSHSQGSHSQGSHSQGSHSQGSHSPGSPNLGSHSLDFHSQGSHSLGSHSLDTPNLGSPNMGSHSPDSHSSRSHNLGSHSQGSHSQGSHSLGFHSQGFHSLDTPNLGSHSQVSHSLYFHSEGSHSLSSHSLDTTNLGSPNMGSHSPDSHSQGSHSLDSPNLYSHSLDSSNLGSHSQGSHSLESSNLDSHILGSHNSQSQSQDSLNEYTDRSQQLQRDIGFLRELLKGLDDELDHPQTYSYNIEEQIVGRWRNFTDTRTKLEEQESQVENLKSQLNELFKFPVDSRFLSEKVLALDVELQSVKSRATRLCSESESRARSLLQEPLQEYANWSRDASEALETSAGISDFSQVAEPVRRMELLLRDSNDLHDRLCKLEQKDNLLESLFEPDKASDLLVELSDAIRRQELLNDQLLQEKDRLQGLILETKDFDVAYKQLDAKMAAFRKRLEAAEVPQDDIFALQSQSLEIHALQTDMKDFMAYLTALGTLVSTSEENKNRLDGLVDDWRELRGLSEVTRLEKTRTMSNHKDSLRLKLGKDFFNKTKKPWWNLEPRSFLKPRLLARVCRVALLLWFLLLALLLLASFLLPFVDESNSCSFTNNFARSFNIMLRYHGPPPT, encoded by the exons ATGACTCAGCAGGAACAGCAGCAGTTCAGGGAGAGCCTGGAGGCAGCGCTCTCCTGGATCCAGGATGTTCAGGACAGGCTGAAGGCCAACGACGACACACAGGGGCCCCGTGACGCCCTGAAGGTCCGACTTGACGAAACAAAG AAAATCTATCAGTCAAAACATGAAGGCCAGATGAAGCTGGCGGACGCCCAGATGGCAGCGCAGAGTCTTCTGGAGAGTAAAGATGAGGAGTTGCATAGAAGTACCAACGCGAAGCTCAAAGAGCTGAGGAACATGTGGGAGGAGACGGAACAGTCCATCACCCACTGCCACAG cCGCATCGAGTGGGTGTGGCTCCGCTGGAGCGAATACCTGAAGGCCTATGAGGAGTTTGTTCTGTGGCTGGAAAAGCAGCGCTGCAGCCTGGACGTggatgtggagcagcaggtgggAGCCAAGGAGAAGCTGTGGCAGGCGGACCAGCAGAGGGTGCTGTTGAGCGACGTGCGTGGCAAGGCGGCGATGCTGGAGAGGCTGCTGGAGGAGGCGGCGACGCTGCACAGCACCACCCAGGACCCCAGCGTTGATTCACAGACACAGGAGAGTCTGCAGGAGTCCTACAATGACATCAAATACAGAAGTGAG gAGCGCCTGGCCCTACTTCAGAGGATCAGTGATGAACATTACGAGTACCAAGACAACGTTGACAAGTTTCAGGCCTTCCTGTTGTCCAAAACCAAACAGCTGACTCAGTTGATGATCCAGGACGAGCCGAAAGAGGGAAAACACAAAGCATTTAAG GCTTTGGATGATAGCGTGGCCTGTAAAGAGAAGACTTTGAAGTGTATTGAAGTCATTGCTGATGGAGTTAAGGCTAACACGTCTCCTGCAGGGGCGGAGGCGGTGCaagaggaggctgaggagttgAGACTAGGCTGGCAGCGGTTGAGGCAGGAGCTGTCTGAAGCAGGGGAAGCCCTTGGCTACAGCCTAGACACCCCCATTCTGGACCCCCACAGCCCAGACTCCCACAGCTCCCGCTCCCACAGCCAGGACTCCCACAGCCAGGACTCCCACAGCCTGGACTCCCACAGGCTGGACTCCCACAGGCTGGACTCCCACAGCCTGGACTCTCACAGCCTTGGCTCCCACAGCCTGGGGTCCCACAGCCTGGGGTCCCACAGCCTGGACTCCCACAGCCTGGACTCCCACAGCCTGGGCTCCCACAGCCAGGGCTCCCACAGCCAAGGCTCCCACAGCCTGGACACCACCAGGCAGGGCTCCCACAGCCTGGGCTCCCACAGCCAAGGCTCCCACAGCCCGGGCTCCCACAGCCAGGGCTCCCACAGCCAAGGCTCCCACAGCCAGGGCTCCCACAGCCAGGGCTCCCACAGCCAGGGCTCCCACAGCCAAGGCTCCCACAGCCAGGGCTCCCACAGCCAGGGCTCCCACAGCCAAGGCTCCCACAGCCTGGACACCACCAGGCAGGGCTCCCACAGCCAGGGCTCCCACAGCCAAGGCTCCCACAGCCAGGGCTCCCACAGCCAGGGCTACCACAGCCAGGGCTCCCACAGCCAGGGCTCCCACAGCCAGGGCTCCCACAGCCAAGGCTCCCACAGCCCGGGCTCCCACAGCCAGGGCTCCCACAGCCAGGGCTCCCACAGCCAGGGCTCCCACAGCCAAGGCTCCCACAGCCCGGGCTCCCCCAACCTGGGCTCCCACAGCCTGGACTTCCACAGCCAGGGCTCCCACAGCCTGGGCTCCCACAGCCTGGACACCCCCAACCTGGGCTCCCCCAACATGGGCTCCCACAGCCCAGATTCCCACAGCTCCCGCTCCCACAACCTGGGCTCCCACAGCCAGGGCTCCCACAGCCAGGGCTCCCACAGCCTGGGCTTCCACAGCCAGGGCTTCCACAGTCTGGACACCCCAAACCTGGGCTCCCACAGCCAGGTCTCCCACAGCCTGTACTTCCACAGCGAGGGCTCCCACAGCCTGAGCTCCCACAGCCTGGACACCACCAACCTGGGCTCCCCCAACATGGGCTCCCACAGCCCAGATTCCCACAGCCAGGGCTCCCACAGCCTGGACTCCCCCAACCTGTACTCCCACAGCCTGGACTCCTCCAACTTGGGCTCCCACAGCCAGGGCTCCCACAGCCTAGAGTCCTCCAACCTTGACTCCCACATCCTGGGCTCCCATAACTCGCAATCCCAAAGCCAGGACTCCCTAAACGAGTACACAGACCGGAGCCAGCAACTGCAACGGGATATTGGATTCCTCAGGGAGCTGCTGAAGGGCCTGGACGACGAGCTGGACCACCCTCAGACTTACTCATACAACATTGAGGAGCAGATAGTGGGCAGGTGGAGGAACTTCACG GATACAAGGACCAAACTGGAAGAGCAGGAATCTCAGGTGGAGAACCTCAAATCTCAGCTTAATGAGCTCTTCAAGTTCCCAGTGGACTCTCGCTTCCTCTCTGAAAAAGTGCTGGCCTTGGACGTTGAACTTCAGAG TGTAAAGTCCAGAGCAACCCGGCTGTGTTCGGAGTCTGAGTCCAGGGCGAGGAGCCTCCTGCAGGAACCGCTGCAGGAATATGCCAACTGGAGCCGCGACGCTTCTGAGGCTTTGGAGACATCTGCAGGCATCAGCGACTTCTCACAGGTCGCAGAGCCTGTCAGAAGGATGGAG CTTTTGCTGAGGGATAGTAATGATCTACATGACCGTCTCTGTAAGCTGGAGCAGAAGGACAACCTGCTCGAGTCCTTGTTTGAACCGGACAAAGCCAGCGACTTGCTGGTGGAGCTGAGCGACGCCATCCGACGGCAGGAGCTGCTGAACGACCAGCTGCTCCAGGAGAAGGACCGGCTGCAG GGTTTAATTTTGGAAACCAAAGACTTTGATGTTGCATATAAGCAGCTTGATGCCAAGATGGCCGCTTTCAGGAAGCGTCTTGAGGCAGCCGAAGTCCCGCAGGACGACATCTTTGCCCTTCAGAGCCAGTCGCTGGAGATACAT GCTCTTCAGACGGACATGAAGGACTTTATGGCTTACTTGACGGCTCTGGGGACGCTGGTTTCCACCAGTGAGGAAAACAAGAACCGGTTGGATGGGCTGGTGGATGACTGGCGTGAGCTGCGGGGGCTTTCTGAG GTGACGCGACTTGAAAAAACTCGCACCATGTCAAACCACAAGGATTCCCTCCGTCTAAAACttggaaaagatttttttaacaagacCAAG AAACCATGGTGGAATCTTGAACCCAGATCTTTCCTG AAGCCTAGGCTGCTGGCGCGGGTGTGCCGCGTGGCTCTCCTGCTGTGGTTCCTCCTCCTCGCCCTGCTGCTCCTCGCATCCTTCCTGTTGCCCTTCGTGGATGAAAGCAACAGTTGCTCCTTCACCAACAACTTTGCCCGCTCTTTCAACATCATGCTGCGCTACCACGGGCCGCCGCCCACATGA